The Leclercia adecarboxylata region TCCTGATAAAAGCGAAATTCCACCTCGCCAACGGGACACTTTTCAATAACGGCCTGGCCACTATGACTGACAGTTATCGCTACATTGGCGGCGCCCATTCTGGATATATCCCTTGCAGGCATACCGAATCCTCTCAGCATTAGCGGGTGGGTACTCAGGATCCAGAGTGTAACGTAAACGGGCCGTTGCGCTAAACACTGCCGCCCGCGTTGCAGGCGGCAGCCACTGTCAGAACAGAACCGAGTAGTTCAGGCCGAAGGTACGGCCGCGGCCCTTGTAGGTGTAGAGGTTTTCAGCACCGTAGGTTGGGCTGTAGAGTCCCGGGGCGCGCTGTCCCCACGCGGTGGTGTAGTCTTCATCCAGAATGTTTTCTACGCTGAAGCTCAGCTTGCCCACCGGCAGCAGGTAACTGCCGATGAAGTCAGCGGTGTTGTAGCCCTCGATCTTCTTACCAGCTTCATCAGACAGATCGAATGTCTGGGTGCTTTGCACGCGCAACGTCCAGTCGCCCGGCGCCCAGGTGACCCATGCGCTCATCTTCGACGGGCTGGCGCTGTCGACCGTCAGCTTTTCCCATTTTCCGTCGACGCGGGTTTCCGATTTGATGACGTTGAAGTTGGTACCGGTGCTCCACTCGCTGTCGGTGAAGAAATAGTCGATCTGGCCTTCAACGCCGTAGATGCGGCGCTCGTCATCTTCGACGTTGATGGTCATATCGCTTTTATTGATGTTGATGGTTTTGTCAGAAAGGGAGTAGTACCCGGCAATCTGCGTGCGCAGGTTATCGCCGGTGTAGCGCCAGCCCAGCTCGTAAGCATCAACTTTAATTCCGTCGAGTTTGGAGTCGTTCACGTTCACGCTGTTGACCAGACGATAATGGCCGTTCACCAGCTGGTAGGTGCCTGAGCCGTAATATTTCGCCAGATCCGGGATCTCAAAGCCCTGGGAGAAGTTAAACCACAGCTGCTGGCGTTCGGTCAGATGTCCCAGAATACCGGCGTTAAACAGCAGGTTGTTGTAGTCGGTTTTCCCGCCCGGCACGGCGTCCGCCGAGGTGGCCCGGCCCGTGGCGATAGCCTGCTGCTGGGCATAGCCCACAAAGTCATCGACTTTGTTTTCGGTGTACTGATAGCGCACGCCGCCGCTCAGGGTGATAGCCGAGAAGTCGTAGCTGCTCTGCAGGAACGGCGCGAGGTTGGTGATGCTGTAGCCCGGGTAGCGTCCCACGTTATAGGCGTTATCCAGCTTCATACCGCCGCTGGCCGCGGCCTTGTTGAGGTCGAAAAATTGCTGGTTGGCGTCGAAGGTTTCATGCTCGGCGTCCACACCCCACGTCAGCGTCAACGCATCCAGCGGCTTGCTGTTGATGGTGAGCTTGCCGCCGTAGAAGTCGGTTTTCTGCTGTGATGCGCCGATGCTGGTCACCCGGCCACCGGAAAGCGTAGGGAAGGGGTAGTACGTCAGGCTTTCATCGCGGTAGTAAATCTGCGCGAGCAGATCCTGGCCCCAGAAATCGGTGTTGGAATACTGAAGGTTGATCAGGTGACGTTCGGTGCCGGGAATTCGGTCCGAGTCGAGATTATTTTTGTTGTAGGCGTCGCCAGCCCCTGTTACCGCCGAGAAGTTCTCGCCAAGATAGAGGCCGTGCTTACCGTCGGATTCACTCTTGTAATACTGGGTGGTGAGCTGCAGCTGCTGAGTATCGTCGATATTCAGCGTGCCGGTGCCCATCACGTCCAGACGGTCAGAGTACTGCAGGCCGGTCTGGGTGTTATCAATGATCACCTCGTCGCCGTTGCCGTCGTACCAGCCGCCAAAACGCTGATATGCCACTGACAGACGGCCGGAAGCGTTGTCATTACCCCCGCTGACCGCTGCCGCGACGTTTTCGTCGTTGTCGTTATGGCTGTTGAAGCCGGTTTTCAGGCCGGTCTGGAACTCAACTTCGGTTTCCGGCTGGCCCTTTTTGGTGACGATATTGATCAAGCCGCCGGTACTGCCGCCGCCGTACAGGGAGGTGGCGCCGGAGATAACCTCGATGCGGGCGATATTAAAGGGATCGATAGAATCCAGCTGGCGGCTGTCGCTGCGCGAGGAGTTTAAACGTACGCCGTCGACCATCACCATCATGGATCGACCACGCATGTTCATACCGTAGTTGGTACGTCCCTGGCTGCTGACATCCATGCCGGGAATTAACTGCGCCAGCACCTCTTTAAGCTCTTTGCCGCCCTGAACCTGCTGTTCGATTTCAGCCTGTTCAACGACCCAGGTGGTCTGGGCCATGTCGGCAATGCTGTGGTTGGTACGGCTGGCGGCCACCACCAGCGTGTCATCTTTTTGTACTTCGGCAGAGGCATTGGCGGCTAATGTCATAAATAAACAAGAACTTAGCGCGCGATAACTGTGCGATTTCATTATTATGATCGTCCTGAATTTTCAACGTGCCGGGGACAAAGCGACCCCGTAGCGCAAGAACATCACCGTCAAAGGTGATAGTGATTATCAAGATGATATGAATAATCATTACAAAGTAAACAGCTAGTGTTAAAAATTGTTTCCGCAAAGGCATGATATTCATGGGGTTTTTGATGGATGATACAGATAAGAAAAAACGGGCCGTGAAAGAAAGCCCATGAATACCGGGAAGGGAGAGCGGTTAAAGGTCCAGGGAGGAGTAAGGGGGCGCTCGTCTGTTGGTAACGCTTTATGCCGCCCCCTGATAATGGGGGGGACCTCTCCTCGCGTCAGAAGAGAGCCGAATGTTACCATGGGCCTCGCTTGATTCTCGCCCCTGCGGGTCGCGACAAATCTTGTACGTTTTTGAACACGAATCACTTTTTACAGTCGCCGCCTGTATCCAGGTGGGTGATCCAGAACGGAAATCGCTATGTCTGAACTAAACACTATTCGCATTGCTGCAGCGGTCATCATGGATGAAAAAGGGCGCTTACTCCTTGTCAGGAAAAGAGGCACCCTGTTTTTTATGCAGCCCGGCGGAAAGATTGAGCCAGGAGAAGACGCTCAGTCAGCACTCGTTCGTGAACTCAGGGAAGAGCTGAATATTGAAATCACGCCTGAGGAGCTGACACCGCTTGGCGAATTTACAGATATAGCGGCTAATGAGCCCGGACATCAGCTTCATGCCTGTATGTTCAGAACAGCAAACTGGATTCAGGACGTGCAACCCGCCGCTGAAATTGAGGAGATCCTCTGGTTATCCCCGTCGGATACCACTTCTCATCAACTGGCGCCGCTAACGGCAAACAAAATTGTCCCACGCGTTTGGCCATCGGCACTCCAGACAACCGGTTGAGATCTTTCCCCTCCGTCAACCGGAGGGGAGAGGCGCTGATAGAGGGATCAGGCTTCATTGTTACAGGGCTCCGGGAGCATCACGGGTTTTGTCAGCTTTTCCGACAGCCGCAGGCTGACCAGCGCCAGCAAAATAAAGACCACAGACATGCCGGCCAGCCCGTAAAACCCCGCGAGTGGATAAACCCACGAAGCTACCGCCGAGCCAAAGCCGATGCCGCCAAACATAAAGGCGCTGGTCAGCGCCAGAGCAATGCCGCGATGCCGGACAGAGGAGAGTTCGACGATCCTGCGTTGCTGGCTGGGCCAGAGCAGGTCTGTGGCAAAGGCCCAGACAATGAGCATCACCAGCAATACTCCCACTATTTTTGGCAGCAGGGCAATCAGCGCGGTGTCCACAATCAGCAGAACCATGCCCGTCGTCAGCAGCTTTTCCGAGGTAAAGCGTGCTGCAGAACGGGTGACCCAGAGGTTTCCCAGCACGCCCGCGATGCCCAGTACCGCAAGCGCCGCGGAGACGGCATGCGTCCCGCCGGTGTAGGTATCGCGAATGAGCGGGGCGATGAATGAATAAAAGCTGTAAACACCGGAGGTGATGAAAAACACCACCAGGAATGCCGTCAGGTATTTCCCTTGCGACAGCACGTTAACCATCTCAGTAAGCCGGATGCGGGAACCTGTACTCTCATTGGGTACCGTCAGGAGAATATTCAGCCCGCTCAGCAGGCTGACGACGCCCACCAGAGCAAAAAGCGCCTTTGCTCCCCACAGGCTGGCAATCCACGCGGCGAGGGGAATACCGGCAAGGCTCGCCATTGATACCCCCAGCAGCACCATGCCGATAGCCCGCCCGCGTTGCTCCTCATGCACCAGCTCAGCGCCCAGCGCAACCAGCACCGGGCCAATAAATCCTGCCCCTGCGCCCATCACTATGCGGGAAGCCAGTAGTGCGTCGTAGGCTGGTGACAGCGCAAAAGCGAAGGCGCCAAGGCCAAAAAGCCCGATCCCCGTGAGCACCAGCTGGCGACGGCGCCAGTGGCCAAACATCACCTGTACCAGCGGGGCGGCCAGCGCAAAGGTCAGGCCGAAAATACTCAGTAAGCGTGCGCTCTGTGCATCGGTTAGCTGCCAGGCGGCGGAAATAGCGGGCAGGCTTCCTGCGACAGAGAGAGCACCGGTCGCCTGGACAAAATAAGCGATGCCCAGCGCGCGGAGGGCGCGGCGCTGGGAGGACGTGATGACAGCGTTCATGATTCATCTCCGGCAATACAGGGGCGCGAGGCCCCTGCTGAGGTTACTGAACTGGGATGGGGTTATCCGCGACCGACTGGTTGAACTGGTTCACCAGGGTATGTTCGTTTGCACCCGGGTTATCGCGAACAGGCAGCACGCGGTCGACGATGGCTTCAATGGTGTCGGTACCGAGCTTGTCAAACGTCTCGCTGATAAACGCATCCAGCGGCATGGCGCGCGGGTCACCGCTCTTGTAAATCAGATCCGTATCCACCCACGGCGGAGAGATTTCGATCACCTGCACGCTGGTATCGCGCAGCAGGAAACGCTGTGAAAGGGTGTAGGAGTGAATCGCAGCCTTCGTCGCCGAGTAAAGCGCGTTGGTCGCCAGCGGCAGGAAAGCCAGCACCGAGCTGTTGTTGATCAGCACGGCGTCCGGCTGCTGTTTGAGGTGCTCAATAAACGCCGCGCTGACGCGTACCGGTCCCAGAATGTTGGTGTTCAGCAGCGTAACCGCCTGGGCGTCATCCAGCTCGCCTGCCGCGTTGTCAAACGGCATGATACCGGCGTTATTGATGACCACGTTCAGGGCCGGATAACGCTTAAGCACCTGCTCTGCGGCGGCCTGAATGCTGTCGGCGCGGGTCACGTCCAGCACCACATAATCCATGCCCGGACTGGCGGCGGTAACGTCCTTCAGCAGCGCCTCCCGACGCCCGGAGATGATCACCTGGTTGCCCAGCTGATGGAATTTTTCTGCCATGGCGCGGCCGATGCCAGAGGTGCCGCCAGTGATAAAGATGGTGTTATTGGTCAGTTTCATGGTCTTACTCCTTCACAGAATAGTTATTAAGGTTATGGGGTGAAAAATCGTTAGTGCACGGTTACAGGCTGGTAGCGTTCAGCGGGTGCGTTACTGCCCAGGTGCGGCATCATGGCCTGACGCGCCTGTTCATAGCGCAACCAGAGCATCTCGTCATGCAGTGACGGGATGGTAATGAGTTCGCCGCGAGCAAATCCGATGAGCGCCGCGTCAACCATCTCCTGTGCGCTCATGACGATGTTGGGATCGAGCTGCTCAACCGGCAGACCGCCGTTGTCCCAGAACGCTGTGGCGGTGGCGCCGGGCAGTACGGCCTGTACCTGAATGCCTTTATCGGCCAGCTCGTGATGCAGTGACTGGCTGAACGCCAGGACGTAAGCCTTGCTCCCGCCGTAGACACCGTTTAACAGCTCCGGAGCCACGCTGACGATAGAGGCGATGTTGATGATGGCCCCGCGACCGCGAGCCACCATGCCGGGCACCACTGCGCGGGTCAGGCGGGTCAGGGCGATGACGTTGAGGTTAATCATGGCGGTCATCTGTTCAATGTCGCTCTGCAGCAACGGCGTGTGCGTACCGATACCGGCGTTATTGACCAGCAGGGTGACGCTCGCGTCCTGGCGCAGCTTTTCTTCCAGCATGCTCAACTGGGCGGCATCGGCCAGGTCTGCGGCAACCACTTCCACGCTGCGGCCGCTGTCGGTGGTGATCTGTTTCGCCAGTTCATTCAGGCGATGGTGATTGCGCGCCACAATGATGAGGTCATACCCCATGCGTGCCAGACGGCCTGCATAAAGTGCGCCCATGCCGGTAGAGGCGCCGGTGATGACGGCAGTGCCGCGGTCGGGGTGTGATTGCTGCGTCATGTTGTTCACCTTGTCAGTTATTGGGTTGGTGAATACATAGTACGCAGTCAGGTGCCGGCGCGGCTGACGAGAAAGGTCGTGATTTCGGACATCATGATGGCCGGGGACCGGTCATCATGAGTGGAGAGGGAGAGGAGCCAGAAAAAAGAGGACGGTCAGGCTTTACCGGTGCGCAGTGACTGGGGCGGGATGCCGTAACCACGGATGAAGACCTCACGCATATGGCGGCGATCGCGGAAGCCGGACTCACGGGCAATGACCTCCATCGACAGCTTGCTCTGCTCGATCAGCAGCCGGGCATTTTCCAGCCGCAGTCCCTCTATCGCTTTGGCTGGCGACTTACCCGTTTCAGTGCGGAACAGGCGGCTGAGCTGCCGCGCGCTGACGTGGACCGCATCCGCAATGCTCTCGATGGTCAGGGGTTTGCTGAGGTTGTTGCGCGCATACTCCAGGGCTGACTGCAGGCGGTCGCTGCGAGGGGAGAGCATCAGCATCTCAGAGTGCTGCGTCTGCCCGCCGGAGCGTCGGTGGTGCATAACCAGCAGGTGTGCCACGGAGCGGGCCACTTCGGCACCGAGATCTTTCTCAACCATGCCCAGCGCCATATCCAGTCCGGCGGTAAGACCCGCGGATGTCCAGATTGCATCGTCAATAATAAAGATACGATCTTCTTCTACCCGGGTGGTGGGATGCAGGGCCTTGAGGCTCTGCGCATGCACCCAGTGGGTAGTGGCGCGACGGTCAGATAACAGGCCCGCCTGACCCAGCACAAAGGCTCCGGTACAGATCCCTGCCACCCGTCGCGCCCGGGGCGCGTGCGTCTGCAGAAAATCAACAATGCCCGGCGAAGCGGGCAGCTCCAGCGGCGTCAACACGCCCGCAACCAGCCAGGTATCGATCTCCATATTTGCAGCAACAGGCTGGCTGTCAACGCCAAAGCCGTAAGAGGTTTTCACCGAGCCGCCGTGCTCTGAATAAACGTGACAGTCGTAGAAAGGTTCGCCAGCCACCTGATTTGCAAACTCAAAGATACTTAGCGTGGACAACCCCAGAATCTGAAAATGATCGGAAATCAGTAAGCCTACCCGGTGCATCATTGTCTCCTTAATATTGCTGTGCCCAGTACCCGGCTGCGGACAGCCCGGACGTCACCACAGCGCTAAAAATTATCTTCACATCCAGAGTGAAAGTCTTTGCTGCAACCCGATCTGTTTCATCTGAACGCAGAAGCCTATTATTCATTTCACGCAAGGCAGATAGCTCATGCATCGCTTTGAAAATCATGAATATTCTATTAATACTGCATAAGGTACATAGTATGAAAATTGTAAAATCCGTTCTGATGATTGCCGCTCTGTCAGCCGTTTCATTTGGCAGCTTTGCCCAGAGCATTACGGCCACCGCGACCACCCTGGATGATGCGGAAGCGCAAATTGCCCGCCAGGCGCAGCAGGCGGGGGCAGAATATAAAATCACCGAAAGCTATAACGGCAATCAGGTTCATATGACCGCAACGCTGTCAAAATAAGCCCGGAAAGGCCATTTCAATGAAATGGCCTTTTGTTATGCGCTCTGGTTTGCGGGCTGCGCCTCCTGAGCACCTGGCAAAAAAGCAGGGTGAGTGTGCATCAGCGCCGTGACAGCTTTGAGTTGTTCACGCAACTGCGTATGCAGCTCGCGTATCGCAGGGGAGAACTGTTTACGGTGAGGGCAGATAAGATTAAGCGGTACCCCTTCCCCGGGCTGTTCCGGCAGCAGCACCTCAAGCCGCCCTGCCAGGACGTCCGCGCTGACATCGATCCATGATTTATACGCAATCCCCATCCCCGCCACGGCCCAGCGACGGGTAAGATCCGCATCGTCACACAGCATCCGGCTGCTCACGGTCAACTGGCGTCTGACGCCATTCTCCGGGAAAGTCCATTTGTCATAAACGTGGCCGTTGAGGGTAAAAAGCAGACAGTGATGCAGAACCAGATCGTCAAGCTGACGGGGGCGGCCATGCTTATTCAGATAGGAGGGAGAGGCGACCAGCACGCGCCTGTTATCTTCAGCCAGAGGCAGGGCAACGTAGCTGCTGTTTTCCAGTACGCCGTAGCGGATAGCCACGTCCACCGGATCGCGAAACACATCGCTGACGTTATCGGACATGAAGATACGCAGCGATACACCGGGATGCTTCTCACAGAACGCGGTGATCACCGGCAGTAAAACGTTGCGCCCGAGATCTGACGGAACGGAAATTTTTAGCTCACCCTGGATTTCATTCTCACTGCCCTGGAGCCGTTCACTACCCGCCTGCAGGATATTCAGCATCTCCTGGGCATAGGGCAGCCAGGCTTCGCCTTCGGCGGTGAGACGAAGGCTGCGGGTTGAGCGTGCAAACAGCCGTTTATTCAGATCCCGCTCAAGGCGATTAACCGCGGCGCTGACCTGGCCGGGGAGAATATCGGCTTCACGGGCCGCGCTGGAAAAACTGCCCAGCGCGGCGGAACGGACGAACAAGGTAACATCTTCAAGACGTATCATGCAGGCTCCAGAGTACGAAAGGTTTGCAGTTCCACGCTGACAGCGGGCTTATCGTTAGCGGCCAGGCTTAAGAAATGTCAGCAGACGCGTCACCCGCTGCCGCCAGGCCTTTTTGTCGAGGGCATCGTTCGCCTCAAGGCAGGCTTCAGCCAGGGTAGACCAGATAATGTCAGCCATCACGTCGCGGTTCTCTCCGGCCTCTTCATCAGGAATGTTCAGCCCTATCTGCGCCACGACCGTGCTGCGGAAGTTGCGCACAATGGTCAGTGCTTCGGCAGGGAGATCCCCCACCTCGCGGGAAGAGTTAACCAGAAAACAGCCGTCAAAGGCGGGGTTGTTGAAGGGCGCGGCCAGCAGGAAGGCTTCAATGTTGTCCCAGCCATGCGGTTGTTTTTGCAGCAAAAACTGGGCCGGGGCGCGACTGACATAATGTTCCAGCGCGCTTACGAACAGCCGTTCTTTACTGCAGAAGGCGGCGTACAGGCTTGAGCGGTTAACATCCGTGGCTTCCTCCAGCTGCCCGAGGCTGGTGCCCGCCAGTCCACTTTTCCAGAAGACCGGGATGGCCCTATCCAGGACATCTTCATTACTTATCTTTTTGGGTCTGGCCATCAGCCACCTCCATTTTAAACCAATCGTTTTAATATGCGCGCTGAGCGTCAAAAAAGCCAGAGCATCGAAAATAAGAAACTGATCAGTTTAAAATACCTTGCTATTTGAGAAGAAGTGCGGCTAGTTTTAAAACGAACAGTTTAAAACTAAGGTTGCCCGATGAAATCACCCCTCAAGTCTGCCCGGTTCGCTTTCTGGATCAGCGCCGCCGTTGTGGCACACACGCTGTGGACGAGCGCGGCGCCCTCCATGATCTATCCACTCTACGCCGCGCAGTGGAAGCTGACGATGACGGTGCTGGCGGTTATCTTTGGCCTCTATCCGCTGAGCGTGGTTCTGACCATGCTGCTGTCGGCTGGGCTGTCCGACAGGGTGGGGCGAAAGCGGGTCATGCTGGCGGGCCTGGCCAGCTCCGCCGCAGGCGTACTGTTGTTTGCCGTGGCCGGTGAGGTCTCTACCCTGATGGCGGGCAGAGTGATGATGGGGATCGGGGTCGGGCTATCAGCCGGTCCTTCCGCCGCGGCCCTCGTTGACTATGCCGGTAAGGGTGGCGCAGGCCGCGCCGCCTCGGTCACCCTCGGTGCTCAGTCGGTGGGTTTCGCCGGTGCGCTGCTGCTTGCGGGGGCGCTGGTCACCTGGGCACCAGCGCCCACACGCCTGAGCTTTTACGTTCTCTTCGTGCTGCTGCTTCTGCTTTTCCTGCTTTGCCTGTTTATTTCCTCCGATCGGCCATCCGGTTCAAGCCGCCTGCTGGCGCGCCCTCAGGTTCCGCGCTACCTGCGCCGCAGCTTTATCTATGCCGCACTGGCGATTATGGGCGCTTATACCCACGGGGTGATGATCGCCTCTCTTGGTGCCCAGGTTGCCCGCAGCCTGATTGGCTCCCCGGACGCGTGGGTAAACAGTCTGGCGCTGGCGCTGTTTCCGGCGGCGCTCGGCATCGCTGGTGGCCTCGCCAGAAAGATTGAAGCCCGGCGGGCGATCGTAACGGGATCCGCGCTATCCGTGATGGGTATGGCGTGCCTTTGCGTATCCGTATCCACTCACAGCCTGGCCTGTTTTGTCGGCGCCTCACTGGTGTCGGGGGCCGGATACGCCTTTATGACCTTTGGCGGGCTGGCGATGATTGCGCAGGAAGCCCGGCGCGAAGATCGGGGAAATGCCATGTCCATGCTGTTTGTCTTTGCTTATCTCTTTACCGGCGGGCTGGCTATCGCCCTGGGTAAAACCGCCACCAGCCTCAACCTTTCAACTGCCGTTTACGCCGGCGCACTCATTCTCACCGCTGTCTGTCTGGGACTGATTGTTCAGGGCCTGTATCAGCGGCGCTCCCGGCATCCGCTTTCCGTTAACGATGCCTGAACTCTGTTTTATTCCCGCAGCGCGCAACGATGGTGCGCTGCGACAACCTTTAAATGAAATCTGGAGAACGCCATGGCTTTAAAAATTTACCCCCTGAACCTCGGTAATATCACGCTGGACAAGTCGGGGCTGGTCTTATTCCAGGATGCCGGGATCAAAACCACTATTCCAACGCTCTCGTTTTTGATCACCGGCGGAGAATATCCTGTGCTGGTGGATTCCGGATCGCGTTCCACCGAATATTACAGCCAGTTTGGCTTTGAAGCGGAACAGACGCGGGAAATGACGCTGGAGTGGAATCTCGCCCGGCATGGCCTGACGCCTGCGGATATCCGCTACGTTATTCATACCCACGCCCACGTTGACCATGCCGGCGGCGACCACCTTTTCCCTATGACCACTACGGTCAGCCTCTCCCGCCGTGAGCTCGCTTTTGCCGCGTCCGGTATTATGGGGCCGGCCATGTATGCCCTTGAGGATACGCGGCATCAGCTCGACAGGCTGTATACGCGGGGGGCGCTGCGCCTGTTTGACGTGGACGGCAGCTTTGAAGAAGAGGTGATCCCGGGCGTGACGGTGCGTCTCAGCGGGGGTCATACGCCAGGCTCCATTTCCGTTCTGGTGGAGACGGAAGAAGGGCTGGCAAACATCTGCGGAGACGTGGTTTATAACCTGGAAGGCAGCCTCATCGATCCTTTCCTCGACAGCCTTAACCCCGGAGAGCCTACCATCACCGGTAACCGGGCCATGTCCACGCTGGAGGAGAAAACGGCGATCAAGAAAGCGCTATCCGGCGTGCGGTTTATCCTCCCCAGCCATGACCTGCCCGCGCTGGTGCAGGGCGGACGGGTAACCGGACTTCTGCACAACGCCATTTCAAATCCGCAAGCTCGCGTCAGCGATATTTCAGCCTATACCCTTCTGTAGCTTCCTTCGGGCCTGCGGGCCCGCTTTCTGCCCAGCGCTGCCCGGATTTTCACTCCCCGAGTGAAAGTGCTGATGCCCACACCCCGTTTTTCTGCGTCAGTGGCTTCCGTACTCTGCACTTAACGCGCCGGAACCCCGGCCGCCATATCACCTCTTAATGAACCGGGAACAGACTATGAAAGCGATTGTTTATACCCAGCACGGGCTACCCATCACCGACCCCCGTTCGCTCTTTGAGACCGAACTGCCAAAACCCCAGCCGGGCGGCCATGACCTGCTGGTGAAGATCCGGGCCATCTCCGTTAACCCGGCAGACACCAAAGTGCGCGCCAGTTCACCCGTCACCCAGCCGCGCATTCTCGGCTGGGATGCGGTAGGCGTGGTCGAAGCCATCGGCAATGACGTCACGCTGTTCAGACCCGGCGATGAAGTGTACTACGCGGGCGCCATTAACCGCCCGGGCTCCTATGCAGAATACGGCCTGGTGGATGAACGTATCGCGGCCCGCAAACCGGCTTCCCTGAGTGATGCCGGGGCGGCCGCACTACCGCTTACCTCACTCACCGCCTGGGAACTGCTGTTTGACCGTCTGGAGGTCAGGGAAGGGGATGGCGATGCGATCCTTATCATCGGTGCTGGCGGGGGCGTCGGCTCGGTTCTTACTCAGCTGGCCAGCAGGCTGACCGGCCTGCGCGTTATCGGTACCGCCTCTCGCGCGGAGACGGCGGAATGGGTACGTGAGCTCGGCGCCCATGACGTGATCGACCATTCCCGCCCGCTGCTGGAGGGCCTGCGTGAAATTGGCCTCTCCTCCGTGCGTTATGTCGCAAGCCTGACGCAGACCGATAAACACTATCAGCAGATCGTGGAAGTCCTGGCGCCCCAGGGTCGTCTGGCGGTGATTGACGACCCGGATTCGCTCGATGCGGTTCCGCTAAAACGTAAAGCCGCTTCCCTCCACTGGGAACTGATGTTTACCCGCTCGCTGTTCCAGACCCCGGACATGATCCGCCAGCACGAGATTCTGGAGAGCGTGCGCAAGCTGATCGAGGAGGGCACCCTGCGCACCACGAAAGGGGAGCATTACGGAAAAATCAGCGCGGAAAATCTCCGCCGGGCCCATGCTTTTATCGAAAGCGGGCGGGCGCGCGGAAAAATTGTTCTGGAAGGTTTCTGATTTCCCTGCCGGTCAGGCAACAGGCTGGCCGGCTCACTCAATATCTCAGGAAGATGCAAAGATGAAAAAAACGATGATGAAAACGGCGTTAGCGCTGTCTGTCGCTCTGGTGACAGGCAGCACCGCCCTCAATGCTCTGGCGGCGGAAGCCCGGGCGCTGCCTGCTCTCAGCGAGTTGGCTCAGGATCGCGCAATCGGCAAACCCGAAGTGGTGGCGACGTTTAGCGGTGCCATGCCGACCGGGGTCACCGTCAGCGAAACGGGCCGTATTTTCGTGAATTTCCCGCGCTGGGGTGACGACGTGCCCTTTACCGTGGCCGAGGTAAAAGGTAACCGACTGATACCGTACCCGGACGCCGCGATAAATACCCCGGACAATGCCGCTGCCCGCACGCATCTGCTGAGCGTGCAGAGCGTAGTGGCCGATGGCCGGGGCAGGGTCTGGATACTGGACACCGCCGCGCCGGGCTTTTCCACACCGGTGGCGGGCGGCGCCAAGCTTGTCGCGGTTAACCTGAAAACCAATCAGGTGGAGAAAACGGTTGTT contains the following coding sequences:
- a CDS encoding SDR family NAD(P)-dependent oxidoreductase; the protein is MTQQSHPDRGTAVITGASTGMGALYAGRLARMGYDLIIVARNHHRLNELAKQITTDSGRSVEVVAADLADAAQLSMLEEKLRQDASVTLLVNNAGIGTHTPLLQSDIEQMTAMINLNVIALTRLTRAVVPGMVARGRGAIINIASIVSVAPELLNGVYGGSKAYVLAFSQSLHHELADKGIQVQAVLPGATATAFWDNGGLPVEQLDPNIVMSAQEMVDAALIGFARGELITIPSLHDEMLWLRYEQARQAMMPHLGSNAPAERYQPVTVH
- a CDS encoding SDR family oxidoreductase, with amino-acid sequence MKLTNNTIFITGGTSGIGRAMAEKFHQLGNQVIISGRREALLKDVTAASPGMDYVVLDVTRADSIQAAAEQVLKRYPALNVVINNAGIMPFDNAAGELDDAQAVTLLNTNILGPVRVSAAFIEHLKQQPDAVLINNSSVLAFLPLATNALYSATKAAIHSYTLSQRFLLRDTSVQVIEISPPWVDTDLIYKSGDPRAMPLDAFISETFDKLGTDTIEAIVDRVLPVRDNPGANEHTLVNQFNQSVADNPIPVQ
- a CDS encoding GlxA family transcriptional regulator, which gives rise to MHRVGLLISDHFQILGLSTLSIFEFANQVAGEPFYDCHVYSEHGGSVKTSYGFGVDSQPVAANMEIDTWLVAGVLTPLELPASPGIVDFLQTHAPRARRVAGICTGAFVLGQAGLLSDRRATTHWVHAQSLKALHPTTRVEEDRIFIIDDAIWTSAGLTAGLDMALGMVEKDLGAEVARSVAHLLVMHHRRSGGQTQHSEMLMLSPRSDRLQSALEYARNNLSKPLTIESIADAVHVSARQLSRLFRTETGKSPAKAIEGLRLENARLLIEQSKLSMEVIARESGFRDRRHMREVFIRGYGIPPQSLRTGKA
- a CDS encoding TonB-dependent siderophore receptor, with the translated sequence MKSHSYRALSSCLFMTLAANASAEVQKDDTLVVAASRTNHSIADMAQTTWVVEQAEIEQQVQGGKELKEVLAQLIPGMDVSSQGRTNYGMNMRGRSMMVMVDGVRLNSSRSDSRQLDSIDPFNIARIEVISGATSLYGGGSTGGLINIVTKKGQPETEVEFQTGLKTGFNSHNDNDENVAAAVSGGNDNASGRLSVAYQRFGGWYDGNGDEVIIDNTQTGLQYSDRLDVMGTGTLNIDDTQQLQLTTQYYKSESDGKHGLYLGENFSAVTGAGDAYNKNNLDSDRIPGTERHLINLQYSNTDFWGQDLLAQIYYRDESLTYYPFPTLSGGRVTSIGASQQKTDFYGGKLTINSKPLDALTLTWGVDAEHETFDANQQFFDLNKAAASGGMKLDNAYNVGRYPGYSITNLAPFLQSSYDFSAITLSGGVRYQYTENKVDDFVGYAQQQAIATGRATSADAVPGGKTDYNNLLFNAGILGHLTERQQLWFNFSQGFEIPDLAKYYGSGTYQLVNGHYRLVNSVNVNDSKLDGIKVDAYELGWRYTGDNLRTQIAGYYSLSDKTININKSDMTINVEDDERRIYGVEGQIDYFFTDSEWSTGTNFNVIKSETRVDGKWEKLTVDSASPSKMSAWVTWAPGDWTLRVQSTQTFDLSDEAGKKIEGYNTADFIGSYLLPVGKLSFSVENILDEDYTTAWGQRAPGLYSPTYGAENLYTYKGRGRTFGLNYSVLF
- a CDS encoding YdgH/BhsA/McbA-like domain containing protein, whose amino-acid sequence is MKIVKSVLMIAALSAVSFGSFAQSITATATTLDDAEAQIARQAQQAGAEYKITESYNGNQVHMTATLSK
- a CDS encoding MFS transporter: MNAVITSSQRRALRALGIAYFVQATGALSVAGSLPAISAAWQLTDAQSARLLSIFGLTFALAAPLVQVMFGHWRRRQLVLTGIGLFGLGAFAFALSPAYDALLASRIVMGAGAGFIGPVLVALGAELVHEEQRGRAIGMVLLGVSMASLAGIPLAAWIASLWGAKALFALVGVVSLLSGLNILLTVPNESTGSRIRLTEMVNVLSQGKYLTAFLVVFFITSGVYSFYSFIAPLIRDTYTGGTHAVSAALAVLGIAGVLGNLWVTRSAARFTSEKLLTTGMVLLIVDTALIALLPKIVGVLLVMLIVWAFATDLLWPSQQRRIVELSSVRHRGIALALTSAFMFGGIGFGSAVASWVYPLAGFYGLAGMSVVFILLALVSLRLSEKLTKPVMLPEPCNNEA
- a CDS encoding NUDIX hydrolase, which gives rise to MSELNTIRIAAAVIMDEKGRLLLVRKRGTLFFMQPGGKIEPGEDAQSALVRELREELNIEITPEELTPLGEFTDIAANEPGHQLHACMFRTANWIQDVQPAAEIEEILWLSPSDTTSHQLAPLTANKIVPRVWPSALQTTG